Below is a window of Fervidobacterium pennivorans DSM 9078 DNA.
TTTATCGAATGGGCAAAGGTTCATGACAACTACTATGGAACACCTGCGGAGATGGTCTACGATAACATAAGAAAGGGTTTGGATGTGATACTTGACATAGATGTTCAAGGTGCTTTAACTGTTAAGAAGAATTTTTCGGGTGCCAAGTTTATTTTTATTGCACCACCAAGTTACGAAGTTCTTAGAGAGAGGCTTAAAAAAAGGGGAACGGAAACAGAAGAGAAAATACAAAAAAGGTTAGAAACTGCCAAGAGGGAGCTTAAGTTCATACCAGAATTTGAATACTTAATAATCAATGAAGACTTAGAAGAATCGATAAGAAACTTGATGTCCATAATCTACGCAGAAAGATTAAAGTTTGAAAGGATTAAAAATACTTCCAAAGTGAAGCGGTTGATGGAGGAGGTGCAATAAGTGAGCCGACTTGTTATACAATACGACAAGCTTTTGGAAAAGATACCATACAAGTACGCAATACCGATAGTTGTTGCAAAAAGGGCAGAAGCGATAAACGATTTTGCCAAACCGTTTGTCACAACACCTGACAACTACTCTGTTAGCATCGCTTTCAAAGAACTCCAAGAAGGATACATTAGAATCAAAAACGAAGACGTCTTGAAAATACTTCTGCCTGATGTAAAATAAGGGATAAGTGTGCGCAGAGGAACCGGTTGGTTCCTCTGCGTGTTTTTAATAGTGTTGGCAATGATAAAGAATAGAAATAAAGTAAAACTTAGATTCACGTGGGGGGAAAAAAGATGTGTGGTATAGCTGGTGTATGGAACGTTGACGAGGCGTATAACGTTATTCATGATGTTTTACTTACGCTCCAGCACAGAGGTCAGCAATCCGCTGGTGTAGTTGTGAATGGCTTCAAATCAGTAAAAGGTGAAGGGTTGGTTGAAAATGTTTTAACTTCGGAACGTTACATTCCTGGCACTAAGGGAATTGGGCATGTGCGTTATTCCACCTATGGCTCACTCGACGAAATCCAGCCGATAACAGCCCACACTCTCAAAGGAAGAATTTCTGTTGCACATAATGGAAATATAGTTGATGCAGATGAAAAAAGAAGGTTCATAATGGAAAGTGGAGGTATATTTGCAACCACACTTGATACAGAGATTATCATCCATTATTTTTCAATCGCTCCCTACGCAAATCCACGCGAATCACTTCAGTGGGCCCTTTCCAGGATAAAGGCGGCATATTCGATAGTGGTTTTGCACGATACATTCCTTGCAGCTGCAAGAGATTCCTTCGGCATCCGTCCGCTCTTTTACGGCAAGTTTCAGGAAGGCTATATTGTAGCGTCTGAAGATGTGGCATTGAGGGTTTTAGGTTGTGAAGAAATAACGGAAATTGAACCTGGAACTGTTGTGTTTTTTACCGATAACAAACCTCCTGAAATTGTCAGATTTGCTAAACGCGATGATAGATTTTGTTCATTCGAGTTTGTCTACTTTGCTCGCCCTGATAGTAATTTCTATGGTGTGAATGTGCATGAGGTTAGAAAAGCGTTAGGAAGAAAACTATACGAAGAACACAAACTTCAAGCGGATATTGTTGTTCCTGTTTTGGACAGCGGGTTTTCCGGTGCGCTTGGTTACAGTCAAGCATCTGGGATACCAATAGAATATGGATTGATAAGGAACCATTACATTGGACGGAGTTTTATCATGCCGAAGAATAGGCAGGACATCGTTCGAAGAAAATTGGCGGCTTTAAATGCTGTGCTCGAAGGTAAGGAAGTTTTGTTAATCGACGACTCAATTGTTCGTGGAACGACGATGAAGCTGATAGTTGAAATGGTGAAGGAAGCTGGTGTCAAAAAAGTTTATGTCGGCATACATTCACCACCTGTAGTTGGACCTTGTAACTATGGAATAGATACATCAAGAAGAAGTGAACTGATAGCCTCTCAAAATGACCTTGAAAAACTCCAGGAGTATGTTGGAGCCGATAAGTTGGTTTACTTGTCTGTTGAAGGGTATCGAGAAGTCTTTGAAAGCTGTGGGGTGCGTGGAATATGCATGGGGTGTTTCGATCTGAACTATCCAGTATGAACAACATTGAACAGTCTAACAAACCAAGCATAGTTGTTCTTGCTTCTGGCAATGGAAGCAATTTCCAAGTGCTGGCAGAAAAATCGCTTTCGGGAGAACTCATTGCTAATGTGAGGGCACTTATCGTCGACAGAGCATGTGGAGCAATTGAGAGGGCAAAGAAATTAGGTATAGAAGTAATAATTCTTTCAAAACCTTGGTATGAGGATTTTGAAAAAGTTATCAATGACTTAAAGCCAGACTTGGTAGTTTTGGCTGGGTTTATGAGAATTATCCCCGAACATATAGTGGCTAAGTATTTTCCTAGGATTGTGAATATCCATCCATCTTTGCTTCCAGCCTTTCCGGGAAAGGATGCGATAAAACAAGCGTATGACTATGGGGTCAAGGTAACGGGAATTACTATACATTTCGTCGATGCCGGTGTTGATACCGGTCCGATAATCTTTCAAAAAGCTATAGAGATTGAGGAGAGTTGGGATTTAGAAACGCTGGAGTCAAAGATTCATGAGCTCGAGCATGAGAACTATTGGAGGGTAATCAACAATCTACTTCAAAAACCACACAAGATAGAAGGAAGAAAAGTTAAGTGGGGGGTGTAAGTTTATGGAATTTTTGCAGGTGGAAAACGTTAAGAAACTTGAGCTTGAAAGGTGCGATATCGAATTGAGGTATGGTGAAAACGCACATGAGAGGGCTTTTATCTTCGGAAAGCCTCAGTTTGAATTGTTGCATGAAGGAAAACAACTTTCATACAACAACATATTGGATGCAGAGGCAGCATGGGTCCTTGCCAAAAACTTGCAAACAATCGGCGGTGGCGTAGCGGTTATAAAACACCAAACACCTTGTGGGGCGTCGTATCTGAGAACTGGTAGCGATGAAGAAAAAATACATACCATCACAAGGGCAATTCAAGCGGATAGTGAATCGAGCTACGGGGGTATACTTGCAACAAGCTTTCCATTTACTCTGGATATGGCTAAAGCTATAAACACCTACCTTGAAGTTATCGTTGCACCGGAATTTGAACCACAAGCGGTGGAATACTTATCGAAAAAGAAAGTCAGGCTTATAAAGCCTA
It encodes the following:
- the purN gene encoding phosphoribosylglycinamide formyltransferase; the encoded protein is MNNIEQSNKPSIVVLASGNGSNFQVLAEKSLSGELIANVRALIVDRACGAIERAKKLGIEVIILSKPWYEDFEKVINDLKPDLVVLAGFMRIIPEHIVAKYFPRIVNIHPSLLPAFPGKDAIKQAYDYGVKVTGITIHFVDAGVDTGPIIFQKAIEIEESWDLETLESKIHELEHENYWRVINNLLQKPHKIEGRKVKWGV
- a CDS encoding DNA-directed RNA polymerase subunit omega, coding for MSRLVIQYDKLLEKIPYKYAIPIVVAKRAEAINDFAKPFVTTPDNYSVSIAFKELQEGYIRIKNEDVLKILLPDVK
- the gmk gene encoding guanylate kinase, with translation MDGKDFDVQNEVHAEGILFVISGPSGVGKTSIIRSVLERVERVVFSVSCTTRKQRPGEIHGVDYFFVSHEEFERMIKENKFIEWAKVHDNYYGTPAEMVYDNIRKGLDVILDIDVQGALTVKKNFSGAKFIFIAPPSYEVLRERLKKRGTETEEKIQKRLETAKRELKFIPEFEYLIINEDLEESIRNLMSIIYAERLKFERIKNTSKVKRLMEEVQ
- a CDS encoding phosphoribosylaminoimidazolecarboxamide formyltransferase, producing the protein MEFLQVENVKKLELERCDIELRYGENAHERAFIFGKPQFELLHEGKQLSYNNILDAEAAWVLAKNLQTIGGGVAVIKHQTPCGASYLRTGSDEEKIHTITRAIQADSESSYGGILATSFPFTLDMAKAINTYLEVIVAPEFEPQAVEYLSKKKVRLIKPKEYTPYAGKVAFGSLVLSERKFEGEPELLFGEPCDVKDIKFALIVVEAVKSNAIVIVKDGVTVGIGGGQPSRKRSAWIATTLAKDNAKGAIAASDAFFPFTDGLEILIDAGVKCVVAPLGSIRDEEVLNFAREKDITFYKSPIRLFRH
- the purF gene encoding amidophosphoribosyltransferase, which gives rise to MCGIAGVWNVDEAYNVIHDVLLTLQHRGQQSAGVVVNGFKSVKGEGLVENVLTSERYIPGTKGIGHVRYSTYGSLDEIQPITAHTLKGRISVAHNGNIVDADEKRRFIMESGGIFATTLDTEIIIHYFSIAPYANPRESLQWALSRIKAAYSIVVLHDTFLAAARDSFGIRPLFYGKFQEGYIVASEDVALRVLGCEEITEIEPGTVVFFTDNKPPEIVRFAKRDDRFCSFEFVYFARPDSNFYGVNVHEVRKALGRKLYEEHKLQADIVVPVLDSGFSGALGYSQASGIPIEYGLIRNHYIGRSFIMPKNRQDIVRRKLAALNAVLEGKEVLLIDDSIVRGTTMKLIVEMVKEAGVKKVYVGIHSPPVVGPCNYGIDTSRRSELIASQNDLEKLQEYVGADKLVYLSVEGYREVFESCGVRGICMGCFDLNYPV